The following are encoded in a window of Brevibacillus ruminantium genomic DNA:
- a CDS encoding DEAD/DEAH box helicase translates to MSTTFTDYSLSAPLLEALRELKIERPTPVQEEAIPLIQSGRNAFVESPTGTGKTLAYLLPLLNHLDRESKEIQLLVLAPTHELVMQITKVADLLLVKSNQTAQAIIGGVDVKRQLERLKSRPTVVVATPGRLLELLESRKLKVHQVKAIVVDEADRLLDAGFLRPVQEVVKRLMRDTQRVFFSATMSEEVIQLASSMASEAAVIRAVAPGNGMGVAHMYLVSEPRKKVDTLRRLLRLVNVKKSMVFVNQIDKVEEIVSKLEYHHLPCRLLHRDTSKEERARSLQLFREGRISVLITTDVAARGIDVADVECVVHFDPASDADSYVHRSGRTGRMGKAGLVFSIVAAQELFILRKFSKQTGISLAEKIMTHGQLLDPQERKDKSAPAKRPVHKKRRFETK, encoded by the coding sequence GTGAGCACCACGTTTACTGATTATTCACTGAGCGCACCCCTGTTGGAAGCATTGCGCGAACTAAAAATAGAACGGCCCACTCCCGTTCAGGAAGAGGCAATCCCGCTGATTCAGAGCGGCCGTAATGCATTTGTCGAATCACCGACGGGGACTGGGAAGACACTCGCTTACCTGCTTCCCTTACTCAATCATCTTGATAGGGAGTCCAAAGAGATCCAGTTGCTTGTACTTGCTCCTACTCATGAGCTTGTGATGCAAATCACAAAAGTGGCAGACTTATTGTTAGTGAAAAGCAATCAGACAGCACAGGCAATCATCGGAGGGGTGGATGTCAAACGACAATTGGAAAGGCTGAAATCACGTCCCACTGTCGTTGTGGCTACGCCAGGGCGTTTGCTTGAATTGTTGGAGAGCCGGAAGCTAAAGGTCCATCAGGTCAAGGCGATTGTCGTCGATGAAGCAGATCGACTGCTTGATGCAGGCTTTCTCCGACCGGTTCAGGAAGTAGTCAAGAGATTGATGCGTGATACGCAGCGGGTCTTTTTCTCCGCCACCATGTCAGAAGAAGTCATCCAGCTAGCCTCCAGCATGGCGAGCGAAGCGGCGGTGATCAGAGCGGTTGCTCCAGGGAATGGGATGGGAGTTGCCCATATGTACCTGGTGAGCGAACCTCGTAAAAAGGTAGATACGCTGCGCCGCTTGCTTCGATTGGTAAACGTAAAAAAATCAATGGTGTTTGTCAATCAGATTGACAAAGTGGAGGAGATTGTTTCCAAGCTGGAATATCACCATCTGCCATGCCGGCTCTTGCACCGGGATACCAGCAAAGAAGAACGGGCACGGTCATTGCAGTTGTTCCGGGAAGGCAGGATCTCTGTATTGATTACAACGGACGTAGCAGCACGCGGCATCGATGTGGCGGATGTCGAATGTGTCGTTCATTTTGATCCGGCATCCGATGCAGATTCGTATGTGCATCGCAGTGGACGTACGGGACGAATGGGAAAAGCGGGCTTGGTCTTTTCCATCGTCGCTGCGCAGGAGTTGTTTATCTTGCGCAAGTTTTCCAAGCAGACCGGCATTTCGTTGGCTGAAAAGATCATGACTCACGGACAATTGCTTGATCCGCAGGAACGGAAGGATAAATCAGCCCCGGCAAAACGTCCGGTACATAAGAAACGGAGATTTGAAACAAAGTAG
- a CDS encoding DUF3900 domain-containing protein, which yields MNFIIDWLSFSLIDQQEEESGTKRVRMTRHLSADEYVKSELRDFLDGEFARIAKRKTELNPKSEASPTKLGQFVIEAGHPLDANPNYALLQRLLRAETVGESHEPTQEIIHSYLRTSQVRGGVLIIVRTRLETLNEPYVFILKCDFEQKTAVITDEQSLIANVQMAINAKNMKSLMYPHMIEMGMNDPYHVKIHQFSHARYFEEFLRFVEYPQTLTQIVSEEVLTLARQHIDLTYPEASEERMRAEEEIELIAASPKRELTERWDHETVMEAAQIITDKQPEIELKCKLDHMQVKALLADYGKNFYIAKVNGRYVLLLDGDFLQFERGVSPVEFLKPQDIHEIIRELETRQPGMGGPQHAPAAPTERPPWEDHETSGGQTGTNDAPPPWE from the coding sequence ATGAATTTTATCATCGATTGGTTGTCGTTTTCGTTAATCGATCAGCAGGAGGAAGAGAGTGGGACCAAGCGGGTACGTATGACACGTCATCTTTCTGCCGATGAATATGTAAAAAGCGAGCTGCGCGATTTTTTGGACGGGGAATTCGCCCGTATCGCCAAGCGGAAGACCGAACTGAATCCGAAGAGTGAGGCCAGTCCGACAAAGCTGGGTCAGTTTGTGATCGAAGCGGGTCATCCGCTCGATGCCAATCCGAACTATGCCCTGCTTCAACGACTGCTTCGTGCAGAAACTGTAGGTGAGAGTCACGAACCGACGCAGGAGATTATCCATTCCTATTTGCGCACTTCTCAAGTGAGAGGCGGGGTCTTGATTATCGTCCGCACTCGTTTGGAGACGTTGAATGAGCCCTATGTTTTCATTTTGAAATGCGACTTCGAACAAAAAACAGCGGTGATTACCGACGAGCAAAGCCTGATTGCCAACGTGCAGATGGCGATCAATGCGAAGAATATGAAATCCTTGATGTATCCCCATATGATCGAAATGGGAATGAATGACCCGTACCATGTGAAAATCCATCAGTTTTCTCACGCTCGCTATTTCGAGGAATTCCTCCGCTTTGTGGAGTATCCGCAAACGCTGACACAGATCGTGTCCGAGGAAGTGCTCACGTTGGCCAGACAGCATATTGATCTGACCTACCCTGAAGCTTCGGAGGAACGTATGCGGGCGGAAGAAGAGATTGAACTGATCGCAGCCAGTCCCAAACGTGAGCTGACGGAAAGATGGGATCATGAGACGGTAATGGAGGCTGCACAGATTATCACCGATAAGCAGCCGGAAATTGAGTTGAAATGCAAGCTGGATCATATGCAAGTAAAGGCGTTATTGGCTGATTACGGAAAAAATTTCTACATCGCCAAGGTAAATGGCAGATATGTGCTTCTCCTGGACGGGGATTTCCTTCAATTTGAACGAGGTGTGTCACCTGTAGAATTTCTGAAGCCCCAGGATATCCACGAAATTATTCGGGAGCTTGAAACACGACAACCGGGAATGGGAGGCCCTCAGCATGCACCCGCTGCCCCAACAGAAAGACCACCATGGGAAGATCACGAGACCAGCGGAGGGCAAACAGGCACAAATGATGCTCCGCCGCCGTGGGAGTAA
- a CDS encoding DUF1444 family protein → METSRQSLMNKVVESVKKQLPSGLSCVGEGERILIGRTDAGERKDRALLEIPLAPLFSRAEKSPQDAALFTTAFVERVLVIVRGQLREHRLEGAEEQIYPVLRHLSFIKRAPERWAYQPHTAETAILYAIDDREGYQLIEKNMLEETGWTIEKLHQQALDNLQRLPVPKKKQQVGPHLITFIAPTDGYAASRVLHPTLLQEMEQNRTGDALGVAIPHPDVLIIGDLHGKTGADLLTRLAYDFSSKSSLPISPLPFFWEKGELIPFLAVSHEKKHMEAEDG, encoded by the coding sequence GTGGAGACAAGCAGGCAATCACTGATGAATAAGGTTGTGGAATCGGTAAAAAAACAGCTTCCGTCAGGACTCTCATGTGTTGGGGAAGGGGAGCGTATCCTGATCGGGCGGACTGATGCCGGAGAGAGGAAGGATCGTGCGCTGCTCGAAATTCCCCTGGCGCCACTTTTTAGCCGTGCAGAAAAATCTCCGCAGGATGCGGCATTGTTCACCACTGCTTTTGTAGAACGTGTCCTCGTAATTGTGCGTGGACAGCTTAGAGAACATCGGTTGGAAGGAGCAGAGGAACAGATCTATCCAGTCTTGCGGCATCTTTCCTTTATCAAAAGAGCGCCTGAGCGTTGGGCGTACCAGCCGCATACTGCGGAAACGGCCATCCTCTACGCTATCGATGACCGCGAAGGCTATCAGCTGATTGAAAAGAACATGCTGGAGGAGACGGGATGGACAATCGAAAAGCTCCATCAGCAGGCCTTGGACAATTTGCAACGACTGCCGGTTCCGAAAAAAAAGCAACAGGTAGGGCCTCATCTTATCACCTTTATTGCACCGACAGACGGCTATGCAGCAAGCAGAGTCCTGCATCCGACTTTGTTGCAAGAAATGGAGCAAAACAGGACGGGGGATGCGCTTGGAGTCGCTATCCCTCATCCAGATGTATTGATCATCGGTGATCTGCACGGAAAGACTGGCGCAGATTTATTGACAAGGCTTGCTTACGACTTTTCCTCGAAAAGCTCGCTGCCGATTTCACCGCTGCCGTTTTTCTGGGAAAAGGGGGAATTGATTCCGTTCCTTGCCGTTTCTCATGAAAAAAAGCACATGGAAGCAGAGGATGGATAG
- a CDS encoding DUF2515 family protein, which translates to MKPIQTEDRDIIADIRRLTHRANRNNITRTQAYLAFFQNHSEVHWALLAHLVSRNGGWNMTDLHGEWLPRLMTAAEIKNYFWFLERCNWLIFHDAYAQLLLYEKMKRTGQDLTALLVDLGVSVFMQPIWQSFLHTKDSVRLTRALIINEQQYIEQRVVDKPFAEQQIFFSLAFFTQSILSLNQVIFPYKEHPTDRRLHACGISVHRFPSVTQRIDIGKTLYQLLFDNPVRLQSIYEWARRIPHTGSRADYWPHLFTPRKPASETDGRYLPRFEGKELIAGAPKLYSPQVSSVWPDQEHPPADGTDWYQGENWQTALEARADLPTLDEDQYIRSLRMIEWGVKFVQAFRP; encoded by the coding sequence AAGATCGTGATATCATCGCAGATATTCGCCGGCTAACCCATCGGGCAAATCGCAATAACATAACACGTACACAGGCTTACCTCGCATTTTTTCAGAATCACTCCGAAGTGCACTGGGCATTGCTTGCCCACCTCGTCTCACGAAACGGCGGATGGAATATGACCGACCTGCACGGCGAGTGGCTACCCCGTCTGATGACCGCTGCGGAGATTAAAAACTATTTCTGGTTTCTGGAACGGTGCAACTGGCTCATCTTTCATGATGCTTACGCTCAGTTGCTGCTGTATGAAAAAATGAAACGGACGGGCCAGGATTTGACTGCCCTGCTGGTCGATTTAGGTGTTTCTGTCTTTATGCAGCCCATCTGGCAAAGCTTTTTACATACGAAAGATAGCGTTCGTTTAACCAGAGCCCTGATCATCAATGAACAACAGTACATCGAGCAAAGAGTGGTGGACAAGCCCTTTGCCGAGCAACAAATTTTCTTTAGTCTGGCTTTCTTTACACAATCCATTCTCTCATTAAATCAAGTCATCTTTCCTTATAAAGAACACCCGACAGACCGCAGACTGCATGCATGCGGGATTAGTGTCCATCGCTTCCCTTCCGTCACCCAGCGAATCGATATCGGCAAAACGCTGTATCAATTGCTTTTTGACAACCCCGTACGGCTGCAAAGCATCTATGAATGGGCGAGGCGGATTCCTCACACGGGCTCCCGTGCTGACTATTGGCCACATCTTTTCACTCCGCGAAAGCCAGCGAGTGAAACAGACGGCAGGTATCTTCCTCGGTTCGAGGGGAAGGAGCTGATTGCTGGAGCGCCCAAACTCTACAGTCCACAGGTAAGCAGCGTATGGCCTGATCAGGAGCATCCTCCAGCAGATGGGACTGACTGGTATCAGGGAGAAAACTGGCAGACAGCCTTAGAAGCACGCGCTGACCTGCCTACCCTCGATGAGGATCAGTATATCCGCTCCCTGCGGATGATTGAGTGGGGCGTCAAATTTGTACAAGCATTCCGTCCCTGA